Proteins from one Amycolatopsis benzoatilytica AK 16/65 genomic window:
- the pspAB gene encoding PspA-associated protein PspAB, with product MGFFDALLGRSAPVPPDLDVLFTVPGAADTLQAALGFAPTGAGAVCFKPAEGGAAAASRREIGDLLSLDPALVPTVTDDEFGYTWVTCRQEVADVPALVTGLHAVNAALVDAGFGSSLLCTVLGFRGGTEAAPRRLALVYLFKRGSFYPFAPTGDQRRDTSLELQARAAIGTDLPIEPDLSRWFALWDAPVP from the coding sequence ATGGGTTTCTTCGACGCACTGCTCGGCCGTAGCGCTCCGGTGCCGCCGGACCTCGACGTGCTGTTCACCGTTCCGGGCGCGGCGGACACGCTGCAGGCCGCGCTCGGGTTCGCGCCGACCGGCGCCGGTGCGGTGTGCTTCAAGCCGGCGGAAGGCGGTGCGGCGGCGGCGTCCCGGCGCGAGATCGGCGACCTGCTTTCACTGGACCCGGCCCTGGTGCCGACGGTGACCGACGACGAGTTCGGCTACACCTGGGTCACCTGCCGGCAGGAGGTCGCGGACGTACCGGCGCTCGTGACGGGATTGCACGCGGTGAACGCCGCGCTCGTGGACGCCGGGTTCGGCTCTTCGCTGCTGTGCACCGTTCTCGGATTCCGGGGCGGCACCGAAGCCGCGCCGCGCCGGCTCGCCCTCGTGTACCTGTTCAAACGCGGCAGCTTCTACCCGTTCGCCCCGACCGGCGACCAGCGCCGGGACACCTCGCTCGAGCTGCAGGCCCGCGCCGCGATCGGCACGGACCTGCCGATCGAGCCGGACCTCAGCCGCTGGTTCGCGCTCTGGGACGCGCCGGTGCCCTGA
- a CDS encoding wax ester/triacylglycerol synthase family O-acyltransferase, translated as MDRLSPLDAAFLAIEDEDPQVSLAIASVAVLSGPVPSPEQFAAAVEAGLPRVPRYRQKVRRVPLDLGAPVWVDDDSFELDQHLRRLSVPEPHDEAALCELVALLMSERLDRDRPLWQFWVLEGLSGGRWAMLAKVHHCLADGISANGLQQLLFAESASVPEEDPHPDPGALRVLASSLGDLVTGPFAQAGALAGSLLHPRVLARRTTDVAHGFATLAQALLPVSPSSLGGPIGSTRGYAIAQAKLSDVAAVANAFGTTGNDVLLAAITGGLREVLLRGGEEPASDSVRSLVPVSVRLPGDGTVDNEVSLLLPLLPVDLPDPVQRLVRVHRRLLAHKEGKESTAGAFVTAAAARGPFAPAAWAVRAALRLPQHNVVTVTTNVPGPAETLTVAGCRVLALYPYVPIALRLRTGIAMLTYRGRVFFGVTADRATVPDPRVLADTIVSDLAALKAAAVSSSRARTNSPGSGNSRRSVPKPKRT; from the coding sequence ATGGACCGGCTCAGCCCCCTGGACGCGGCATTCCTGGCGATCGAAGACGAGGACCCACAGGTCTCGCTGGCGATCGCCTCGGTTGCCGTCCTGTCCGGACCGGTGCCTTCGCCCGAGCAGTTCGCCGCCGCGGTGGAGGCCGGGCTGCCCCGGGTGCCGCGGTACCGGCAGAAAGTCCGGCGCGTGCCGCTCGACCTCGGCGCGCCGGTCTGGGTCGACGACGACTCGTTCGAGCTGGATCAGCATCTCCGGCGGCTGTCGGTGCCCGAACCGCACGACGAAGCCGCCCTGTGCGAACTGGTCGCCTTGCTGATGTCCGAACGGCTCGACCGGGACCGGCCGCTCTGGCAGTTCTGGGTGCTGGAAGGACTTTCCGGCGGGCGGTGGGCGATGCTCGCCAAGGTGCACCACTGCCTGGCCGACGGCATTTCCGCCAACGGGCTGCAGCAGCTGCTGTTCGCCGAGTCCGCATCCGTGCCCGAGGAGGACCCGCATCCCGACCCCGGTGCCCTCCGCGTTCTGGCGTCTTCCCTCGGCGACCTGGTCACCGGGCCGTTCGCCCAGGCCGGAGCCCTCGCCGGAAGCCTGCTGCATCCCCGTGTGCTCGCCCGGCGCACCACTGACGTCGCACACGGGTTCGCCACGCTCGCCCAAGCTCTCCTGCCGGTGAGCCCCTCTTCGCTCGGCGGGCCGATCGGCAGCACTCGCGGATACGCGATCGCGCAGGCGAAACTGTCCGACGTGGCCGCCGTCGCGAACGCCTTCGGCACCACCGGCAACGACGTGCTGCTCGCCGCGATCACCGGCGGGCTGCGCGAAGTCCTCCTGCGCGGCGGCGAAGAACCCGCTTCCGACAGCGTCCGGAGCCTGGTGCCGGTTTCCGTCCGGCTGCCCGGCGACGGAACGGTCGACAACGAAGTGTCGCTGCTGCTCCCGCTGCTCCCGGTCGACCTGCCCGATCCGGTCCAGCGGCTGGTTCGCGTGCACCGGCGGCTCTTGGCGCACAAGGAAGGCAAGGAATCCACCGCCGGCGCGTTCGTGACCGCGGCTGCCGCCCGCGGCCCGTTCGCGCCTGCCGCCTGGGCGGTGCGCGCGGCGCTGCGGCTCCCCCAGCACAACGTGGTCACCGTGACCACGAACGTGCCCGGCCCGGCCGAAACCCTGACGGTGGCCGGATGCCGGGTGCTCGCGCTCTACCCGTACGTCCCGATCGCGCTGCGCCTGCGAACCGGGATCGCGATGCTGACCTACCGCGGCCGGGTCTTCTTCGGCGTGACCGCCGACCGTGCGACGGTGCCCGATCCGCGGGTGCTGGCGGACACGATCGTCTCCGACCTCGCCGCGCTCAAGGCCGCGGCGGTCTCCTCCTCGAGGGCCCGGACCAATTCTCCCGGGTCGGGCAACAGCCGGCGGTCGGTGCCGAAGCCGAAGCGAACCTGA
- a CDS encoding slipin family protein — MTVWIIVGAVVLVALLALSIRVVKQYEKGVLFRLGRVIGVREPGLRFIVPVIDQLRRVSLRVVTMPIQSQGIITRDNVSVDVSAVAYFRVVDAVKSVVAIENVRAAIDQIAQTTLRKVVGQHTLDETLAETDKINSDIRQILDLVTTEWGIDVTLVELKDIQLPESMKRAMAKQAEAEREKRAKIINAEGEAQAAAALGTASDTMMAHPLALQLRNLQSLVEIGVDHNSTVIFPAPLMSTIGELGSFLSREAAAAVPHRDGAGPNDLGAARNGPQPSVPAQPTVPAQPSAPVQPSISPQRAG, encoded by the coding sequence ATGACTGTCTGGATTATCGTCGGGGCGGTGGTGCTCGTCGCGCTGCTGGCGCTGTCGATCCGAGTGGTGAAACAGTACGAGAAGGGCGTCCTTTTCCGGCTGGGCCGGGTGATCGGCGTCCGGGAACCGGGGCTGCGGTTCATCGTCCCGGTGATCGACCAGCTGCGCCGGGTGTCGCTGCGGGTGGTGACGATGCCGATCCAGTCGCAGGGGATCATCACCCGCGACAACGTGAGCGTCGACGTTTCCGCGGTCGCCTACTTCCGGGTCGTCGACGCGGTCAAATCGGTGGTGGCGATCGAGAACGTGCGCGCGGCCATCGACCAGATCGCGCAGACCACGCTCCGCAAGGTCGTCGGGCAGCACACGCTGGACGAGACGCTCGCCGAGACGGACAAGATCAACTCCGACATCCGGCAGATCCTCGACCTGGTCACGACCGAGTGGGGCATCGACGTGACACTGGTGGAGCTGAAGGACATCCAGCTGCCGGAGTCGATGAAGCGGGCCATGGCGAAGCAGGCCGAGGCGGAGCGGGAGAAGCGCGCGAAGATCATCAACGCCGAAGGCGAGGCGCAGGCGGCCGCGGCGCTCGGCACCGCGTCGGACACCATGATGGCGCACCCGCTGGCCCTGCAGCTGCGCAATCTGCAGAGCCTGGTGGAGATCGGCGTGGACCACAACAGCACGGTCATCTTCCCGGCGCCGCTGATGAGCACGATCGGCGAGCTGGGCTCGTTCCTGTCGCGGGAGGCTGCGGCAGCCGTTCCGCACCGCGACGGCGCCGGGCCGAACGACCTGGGCGCCGCCCGGAACGGCCCGCAGCCATCGGTCCCGGCCCAGCCAACGGTCCCGGCGCAGCCGTCGGCCCCGGTGCAGCCGTCGATTTCGCCGCAGCGGGCCGGATAG
- a CDS encoding universal stress protein encodes MKAHRFIVVGVDGSSASIGALIWAAEAASASGAELHVVSAWLHDPLLDDLSIGRTVDEARKAHLAELDAFIAQVVKNVPVASVRSAVPEGDAAGALIDQSRNAALLVVGSHGKGMVREALTGSVGKACLRRASCPVTVIPPRALAPESRLGRKIAAITGG; translated from the coding sequence ATGAAGGCACACCGGTTCATCGTGGTCGGGGTCGACGGTTCGAGCGCCAGCATCGGCGCCCTGATCTGGGCAGCCGAAGCCGCGTCGGCGAGCGGCGCGGAGCTGCACGTGGTCTCCGCGTGGCTGCACGATCCGCTGCTCGACGACCTCTCGATCGGCCGGACCGTGGACGAAGCCAGGAAGGCGCATCTCGCCGAACTGGACGCGTTCATCGCGCAAGTCGTCAAGAACGTGCCGGTCGCCTCGGTACGCTCGGCGGTGCCCGAAGGCGACGCCGCCGGGGCGCTGATCGACCAGTCGCGCAATGCCGCGCTCCTCGTCGTCGGCAGCCACGGCAAGGGCATGGTGCGGGAGGCGCTCACCGGGTCGGTCGGCAAAGCCTGCCTGCGCCGGGCGTCCTGCCCGGTCACCGTGATCCCGCCGCGCGCGCTCGCCCCGGAAAGCAGGCTGGGCCGCAAGATCGCCGCAATCACCGGCGGCTGA
- a CDS encoding flavodoxin domain-containing protein, with protein sequence MRALVVYESMFGNTEEIARAIGEGLGTDEILPVDHAPRDLAGYDLLVVGAPTHVHGLSRPSTRKAAADQGSGSTRTGEPGVREWLGGFTVLPPALDTAVFDTRIGKPRWLTGSAARSAQKILSGLGHAPAAPAESFLVEGDGTETKLVAGETERAREWAAGLRLRRRASRA encoded by the coding sequence ATGCGAGCGTTAGTCGTGTACGAGTCGATGTTCGGCAACACCGAGGAAATCGCCCGTGCGATCGGCGAAGGACTCGGCACCGACGAGATCCTGCCGGTCGATCACGCACCGCGGGATCTCGCCGGTTACGACCTGCTCGTGGTGGGCGCGCCCACGCACGTGCACGGGCTGAGCCGGCCGTCCACCCGGAAAGCCGCGGCCGACCAGGGCAGCGGCAGCACCCGCACCGGCGAGCCGGGAGTGCGGGAATGGCTGGGCGGGTTCACCGTCCTGCCCCCGGCTCTGGACACCGCGGTCTTCGACACCCGGATCGGGAAACCTCGGTGGCTGACCGGGTCCGCCGCCCGGAGCGCGCAGAAGATCCTGAGCGGGCTCGGCCACGCGCCGGCCGCACCGGCGGAGAGCTTCCTGGTCGAGGGCGACGGCACGGAGACGAAACTGGTTGCCGGGGAAACGGAGCGGGCGCGCGAATGGGCCGCCGGGCTCCGCCTGCGCAGGCGGGCGAGCCGGGCATGA
- a CDS encoding DUF2267 domain-containing protein, whose product MTAHPDPLAHAHQTAQRWYTTIAHRLGTDDRPYVHRVVRTWLHLVRDRLTVDSAVHLAAQLPELLRGIYYDGWVPSKVPTRYPAEEFVSRFAAGATISASDVPAAASAVSAGLAALCSPGQLDHVFALLPESLRGTLDGVRPAAPPRSPAAPDHLRINALEDRVEALTDAISTLARGLEQLPDSEPGSGHTARAAQEAHRILLSQGEIPT is encoded by the coding sequence ATGACCGCACACCCCGATCCACTCGCCCACGCGCACCAGACGGCCCAGCGGTGGTACACCACGATCGCGCACCGGCTCGGCACCGACGACCGGCCCTACGTCCACCGGGTGGTGCGGACCTGGCTGCACCTGGTGCGCGACCGGCTCACCGTCGACAGCGCCGTCCATCTCGCCGCTCAGCTGCCCGAACTGCTGCGCGGCATCTACTACGACGGCTGGGTCCCGAGCAAGGTCCCGACCCGCTACCCCGCGGAGGAATTCGTGTCCCGGTTCGCCGCCGGAGCCACCATCAGCGCCTCCGACGTGCCGGCCGCCGCCAGTGCGGTCTCCGCCGGTCTGGCAGCGCTGTGCTCGCCCGGCCAGCTCGACCACGTCTTCGCGCTGCTGCCGGAAAGCCTCCGCGGCACCCTCGACGGCGTCCGGCCGGCCGCGCCGCCCCGCTCCCCGGCCGCGCCGGACCATCTGCGGATCAACGCGCTGGAAGACCGGGTCGAGGCGCTGACCGACGCGATCAGCACGCTCGCCCGGGGCCTGGAACAGCTGCCGGACAGCGAGCCCGGCTCCGGGCACACCGCGCGGGCAGCGCAGGAAGCGCACCGGATCCTGCTTTCCCAGGGTGAGATCCCGACCTGA
- a CDS encoding glycosyltransferase, which translates to MQTVDVGELAVSAYRPVAPDWILDALAAVGDRLRGARVLHLSATPYGGGVSELLRSAIPLYRDLGVHATWKIINGGPEFFAVTKKIHNALQGASEPLTPAERAVYEETARRNAADFAAERGFADWDFVFVHDPQPAAIQSFVDGMAAHWVWRCHIDTSQPQPETWDYIGKFVDGYDATVFTLADFVPPSLSADRVDVIPPAIDPLSPKNLSLDDRTAHAVLNWIGIDPALPLITQVSRFDPWKDPLGVIDAYRLVRDEVPGLQLALVGSMALDDPEAWDVYRMISDATRHDPGVHVFTNFTGVGNVEVNAFQRTSAVMVQKSIREGFGLVVSEALWKKTPVVAGRAGGIPLQVADGAGGVLVDSVEECARELGALLADSARAAALGTAGHQRVKRHFLIPRLVLDELSLLDGLAHGDRPGSLMTRTGDRDPVCGLYLVPGDESFSLLRDGVRHRFCSAGCRDTFATRKGRP; encoded by the coding sequence ATGCAGACCGTGGACGTCGGCGAACTGGCCGTGTCGGCGTATCGCCCGGTCGCGCCGGACTGGATTCTCGACGCGCTCGCCGCGGTCGGCGACCGGCTGCGCGGCGCGCGGGTGCTGCACCTCAGCGCGACCCCGTACGGCGGCGGCGTGTCGGAACTGCTCCGCTCGGCGATCCCGCTCTACCGCGATCTCGGCGTGCACGCGACGTGGAAGATCATCAACGGCGGACCGGAGTTCTTCGCCGTCACCAAGAAGATCCACAACGCTCTGCAGGGCGCGTCCGAGCCGCTCACGCCGGCCGAACGCGCGGTGTACGAAGAGACCGCGCGCCGCAACGCGGCGGATTTCGCCGCCGAGCGCGGGTTCGCCGACTGGGACTTCGTCTTCGTGCACGACCCGCAGCCCGCCGCCATACAGTCCTTTGTGGACGGAATGGCGGCGCATTGGGTGTGGCGCTGCCACATCGACACCTCGCAGCCTCAGCCGGAAACCTGGGACTACATCGGCAAGTTCGTCGACGGCTACGACGCGACGGTCTTCACCCTCGCCGATTTCGTCCCACCCTCGCTGTCCGCCGACCGGGTCGACGTCATCCCGCCCGCGATCGACCCGCTGAGCCCGAAAAACCTGTCCCTCGACGACCGCACCGCGCACGCCGTGCTCAACTGGATCGGCATCGACCCGGCGCTTCCGCTGATCACCCAGGTGTCCCGGTTCGACCCGTGGAAGGACCCGCTCGGGGTGATCGACGCCTACCGGCTGGTGCGCGACGAAGTCCCCGGCCTGCAGCTCGCTCTGGTCGGATCGATGGCGCTGGACGACCCGGAGGCATGGGACGTCTATCGCATGATCAGCGACGCGACGCGGCACGACCCCGGCGTGCACGTATTCACCAACTTCACCGGCGTCGGCAATGTCGAGGTCAACGCCTTCCAGCGGACGTCGGCGGTGATGGTGCAGAAGTCGATCCGCGAGGGGTTCGGCCTCGTGGTGTCCGAGGCGCTCTGGAAGAAAACGCCGGTGGTCGCCGGGCGAGCGGGCGGGATCCCGCTGCAGGTCGCCGACGGCGCGGGCGGGGTGCTCGTCGATTCGGTCGAGGAATGCGCCCGCGAACTGGGCGCACTGCTCGCCGACAGCGCACGTGCCGCCGCGCTGGGCACCGCCGGGCACCAGCGCGTGAAGCGGCACTTCCTGATCCCGCGGCTGGTTCTCGACGAGCTCTCGCTGCTCGACGGTCTCGCGCACGGCGACCGGCCCGGCTCGCTGATGACCCGCACCGGCGACCGCGATCCGGTCTGCGGCCTTTACCTGGTGCCGGGCGACGAATCGTTCTCGCTGCTCCGCGACGGCGTCCGGCACCGGTTCTGCTCGGCCGGCTGCCGGGACACGTTCGCCACCCGGAAAGGACGGCCATGA
- a CDS encoding AMP-dependent synthetase/ligase, with protein MNPVQYAGPSGPVVADDAVIADDLADWAAREPGHPLFARETPAGWRDVTAGEFAAEVRALASGLVAAGVEPGDRVAIMSATSYEWVRCDYAIWTAGGVTVPIYETSSAVQAEWIIRDSGAVAVFAGGEKCAQTAVEAGARQVWRTDGPDLDQLAALGNGAQPDRRGAGVDDPATIVYTSGTTGRPKGCVLTHRNLLAEVGAVLAAPGIRDQVLTPDSSVLLFLPLAHILTRVVQLSAVRAGARTGHLGDLGRLPEVLREFRPSAMVAVPRVFEKLHDTAERQAGHGLGGRIFRAAERTAVEWSEAASPGRLLSLRRSLFDLVVYRRLRAALGGRVEYAVSGGAPLSPHLAHFLRGAGIRILEGYGLTETTAGVTLNLPAAQRVGTVGQPLPGAVLQIAADGEILVRGPMVYAGYWHDEASTAEASAPGGWFRTGDLGSLADGYLTVSGRKKDLLVTAGGKNIAAAYFEDSLRAHWLIDQCVVTGDRLPFVGALFALDREAFDGWKLDRAKPAGATVADLRDDAELHTLLQQAIDEVNATVSQAEAIKRFRVLGTEFSVGDELTPTLKVRRSRVLEKYSDEVAALYSG; from the coding sequence ATGAACCCGGTCCAGTACGCCGGCCCGTCCGGCCCCGTCGTCGCGGACGACGCCGTGATCGCCGACGACCTCGCCGACTGGGCGGCACGAGAACCCGGACATCCGCTGTTCGCCCGGGAAACCCCGGCCGGCTGGCGAGACGTGACCGCCGGCGAGTTCGCCGCGGAGGTGCGCGCTCTCGCGAGCGGCCTCGTCGCGGCCGGGGTCGAACCGGGCGACCGGGTCGCGATCATGTCGGCGACGAGCTATGAATGGGTCCGCTGCGACTACGCGATCTGGACCGCGGGCGGCGTTACCGTCCCGATCTACGAGACGTCCTCGGCGGTGCAGGCCGAGTGGATCATCCGCGACTCCGGCGCGGTGGCCGTGTTCGCCGGAGGGGAGAAGTGCGCGCAGACGGCGGTCGAAGCCGGGGCGCGGCAGGTGTGGCGGACGGACGGCCCGGACCTCGACCAGCTGGCGGCGCTCGGGAACGGCGCCCAGCCGGACCGGCGCGGTGCGGGCGTGGACGACCCGGCGACGATCGTGTACACCTCGGGCACCACCGGCCGGCCCAAGGGCTGCGTGCTCACCCACCGGAACCTGCTCGCCGAAGTCGGCGCGGTCCTGGCCGCGCCCGGGATCCGGGACCAGGTGCTGACGCCGGACAGCTCGGTCCTGCTGTTCCTGCCGCTGGCACACATCCTCACCCGGGTGGTCCAGCTCTCCGCGGTGCGCGCCGGCGCCCGGACCGGCCATCTCGGCGACCTGGGCCGGCTGCCCGAGGTGCTGCGCGAGTTCCGCCCGAGCGCGATGGTCGCGGTCCCGCGCGTGTTCGAGAAACTTCACGACACCGCCGAACGGCAAGCCGGGCACGGTCTCGGCGGCCGGATCTTCCGCGCGGCCGAGCGGACCGCGGTCGAATGGAGCGAAGCGGCATCGCCGGGGCGCTTGCTGTCCCTGCGCCGCTCGCTGTTCGACCTCGTCGTCTACCGGCGGCTGCGGGCGGCGCTCGGCGGGCGAGTGGAGTACGCGGTGAGCGGCGGAGCCCCGCTGTCGCCTCACCTCGCGCATTTCCTCCGCGGTGCGGGGATCCGGATCCTGGAAGGCTACGGGCTGACCGAAACCACCGCTGGCGTCACGCTGAACCTCCCGGCCGCACAACGGGTCGGCACAGTCGGCCAGCCGCTTCCCGGCGCGGTGCTCCAGATCGCCGCGGACGGCGAGATCCTGGTGCGCGGCCCGATGGTGTACGCCGGATACTGGCACGACGAGGCGTCGACCGCCGAGGCGTCCGCTCCCGGCGGCTGGTTCCGCACCGGCGATCTCGGTTCGCTCGCGGACGGCTATCTCACCGTCTCCGGCCGCAAGAAGGACCTGCTGGTGACCGCGGGCGGCAAGAACATCGCCGCGGCCTACTTCGAGGATTCGCTGCGCGCGCACTGGCTGATCGACCAGTGCGTGGTCACCGGTGACCGGCTCCCGTTCGTCGGCGCGCTGTTCGCGCTGGACCGGGAAGCGTTCGACGGATGGAAACTCGACCGCGCGAAGCCCGCCGGCGCCACGGTGGCGGATCTGCGCGACGACGCCGAGCTGCATACGCTGCTGCAGCAGGCGATCGACGAGGTGAACGCCACGGTGTCGCAGGCCGAAGCCATCAAACGGTTCCGTGTGCTCGGGACGGAGTTCAGCGTCGGCGACGAGCTCACGCCGACGCTGAAGGTCCGCCGGTCCCGGGTGCTGGAGAAGTACTCCGACGAGGTGGCCGCGCTCTACTCCGGCTGA
- a CDS encoding galactose-1-phosphate uridylyltransferase — MTTRTWHGGQLRWNSETRAWSVLATGRRDRPHVGRAGCPFCPGPGEDTPPETWRLSGGDGWLVRTVPNRYALSDRHEIVIESPRHDWDIPTGTIAETAAVLSAWQLRHRTLRKGAAQVAVFRNHGSAAGISLAHPHSQIAGLPVLAEHARRDLETAREHHAATGRRFADDVLAAELAAGSRIVFADEQIVAFSPFAAVADYEVSFLPRRPAADFAAAPPETIEALAHCLRVVLAALQTELGDPAYNLVLRTAPTGYEDAPFTAWSLQLVPRLGIAAGLELATGIPVVTVAPETAAARLRARVSPTIAS, encoded by the coding sequence ATGACGACCCGCACCTGGCACGGCGGCCAGCTCCGCTGGAATTCCGAGACCCGAGCCTGGTCGGTGCTCGCGACCGGCCGCCGGGACCGCCCGCACGTCGGCCGCGCCGGCTGCCCGTTCTGCCCCGGTCCCGGCGAGGACACCCCGCCGGAGACCTGGCGGCTCTCCGGCGGCGACGGCTGGCTCGTGCGCACCGTGCCGAACCGGTACGCGTTGTCCGACCGGCACGAGATCGTCATCGAATCCCCGCGGCACGACTGGGACATCCCGACCGGGACGATCGCCGAGACGGCCGCGGTGCTGTCCGCGTGGCAGCTGCGGCACCGCACCCTGCGCAAGGGCGCGGCCCAGGTAGCGGTCTTCCGCAACCACGGCTCCGCCGCGGGCATCTCGCTGGCGCACCCGCATTCGCAGATCGCCGGGCTGCCGGTGCTCGCCGAGCACGCCCGCCGCGACCTCGAAACCGCGCGCGAGCACCACGCCGCGACCGGCCGCCGGTTCGCCGACGACGTGCTCGCGGCCGAACTGGCCGCCGGGAGCCGGATCGTGTTCGCGGACGAGCAGATCGTCGCGTTCAGCCCGTTCGCCGCGGTCGCCGATTACGAAGTGTCCTTCCTGCCGCGCCGGCCGGCCGCCGACTTCGCCGCCGCGCCCCCCGAGACGATCGAGGCGCTCGCGCACTGCCTGCGCGTGGTACTGGCCGCGCTGCAGACCGAACTCGGCGACCCCGCGTACAACCTGGTCCTGCGCACCGCGCCCACCGGTTACGAGGACGCCCCCTTCACCGCGTGGTCGCTGCAGCTGGTGCCCCGGCTGGGCATCGCCGCAGGACTCGAACTCGCCACCGGCATCCCGGTCGTCACCGTCGCGCCCGAAACCGCCGCGGCCCGGCTGCGCGCCCGGGTCTCTCCGACGATCGCGTCCTGA
- a CDS encoding nicotinate phosphoribosyltransferase: protein MNGLRTDLYEIRMAVSYLRRGMTGPATFSLFARNLPRHRGFLVAAGLDEALDLLHCYRFEPEELAYASEVLRLPATDVEALSRLRFTGDVRAVPEGRTVFAGEPLLEVTAPLPEAQLVETLLLNTVTFATAVATKAARCRLAAPDAELIDFSARRTHGSAAALAAARLTALAGFAGTSNVEGAARHGLRPAGTMAHSYVQAFPSEYEAFRAFAEDFPAAPVFLVDTVDTATGIAHAIDVVRELDLPAARMAVRLDSGDLLEQSRLARRMLDDAGLSAARVMASGGLDEYELERLTAAGAPIDAYGLGTAVGVSADAPSLDSAYKLVEYDGRPVMKLSAGKRTLPGAKQVWRDPAGGPDLLALADEARPGGEALLLPAMLSGRRIGRFDLARARRRLESDLAWLPSSARRLRAAVPVRARQSAAVTALAAEVAAGLPIRRVPALAR, encoded by the coding sequence ATGAACGGGCTGCGCACGGATCTGTACGAGATCAGGATGGCGGTGAGCTATCTGCGCCGGGGGATGACCGGCCCGGCCACCTTCAGCCTGTTCGCCCGGAACCTGCCGCGGCACCGGGGATTCCTGGTCGCCGCCGGGCTGGACGAGGCGCTCGACCTGCTGCACTGCTACCGGTTCGAGCCCGAGGAACTGGCGTATGCGAGCGAGGTGCTCCGGCTGCCGGCGACCGACGTGGAAGCGTTGTCCCGGTTGCGGTTCACCGGCGACGTGCGCGCCGTCCCGGAAGGCCGGACAGTGTTCGCGGGGGAACCGCTGCTGGAGGTCACCGCACCGCTGCCGGAGGCGCAGCTGGTGGAGACCCTGCTGCTGAACACGGTCACGTTCGCCACCGCCGTCGCCACCAAGGCGGCGCGCTGCCGGCTCGCCGCGCCGGACGCCGAGCTCATCGACTTTTCCGCGCGCCGCACACACGGTTCGGCCGCCGCACTGGCCGCGGCCCGGTTGACGGCGCTGGCCGGTTTCGCCGGCACCAGCAACGTCGAGGGAGCTGCCCGGCACGGCTTGCGCCCGGCCGGGACGATGGCGCATTCGTACGTGCAGGCGTTCCCCAGCGAGTACGAGGCTTTCCGCGCGTTCGCCGAGGATTTCCCGGCCGCGCCGGTGTTCCTGGTCGACACCGTCGACACGGCGACCGGCATCGCGCATGCGATCGACGTGGTGCGGGAACTGGACTTGCCGGCCGCGCGAATGGCCGTCCGGCTGGACTCGGGCGATCTGCTGGAGCAGTCCCGCCTCGCGCGCCGGATGCTGGACGACGCCGGTCTGTCGGCGGCCCGGGTGATGGCGAGCGGCGGCCTGGACGAGTACGAACTGGAACGGCTGACCGCGGCGGGCGCGCCGATCGACGCGTACGGGCTGGGTACCGCAGTGGGCGTTTCCGCCGACGCGCCTTCCCTGGACAGCGCGTACAAGCTCGTCGAGTACGACGGCCGGCCGGTGATGAAGCTGTCCGCGGGGAAACGGACGCTGCCCGGCGCGAAACAGGTCTGGCGGGATCCCGCGGGCGGGCCGGACCTGCTGGCGTTGGCCGACGAGGCCCGTCCGGGCGGCGAGGCACTGCTGCTCCCGGCGATGCTGTCGGGACGCCGGATCGGCCGCTTCGACCTCGCCCGCGCCCGGCGGCGGCTCGAATCGGACCTGGCTTGGCTGCCGTCCTCGGCTCGCCGTCTCCGCGCAGCGGTGCCGGTGCGGGCGCGGCAGTCGGCGGCAGTGACCGCGTTGGCGGCGGAGGTGGCGGCAGGCCTGCCGATCCGGCGGGTGCCCGCGCTGGCGCGATGA
- a CDS encoding DUF6292 family protein, translated as MQSTEDRLRRGLRGYLTAVSAALGTGAESFAVDFGPPKAACLVLDIQLAGCPGRETALLWDERHGWSFAIESPDGDGQRVLAYLGGDLVPAPARLRAFVRAVRGRTGGPAAAPPRLRDRRVSCLAHYEDGRARQTRPPDYRKW; from the coding sequence ATGCAGAGCACCGAAGACCGGCTGCGCCGGGGATTGCGCGGCTACCTCACCGCGGTCAGCGCCGCTCTCGGCACTGGCGCGGAATCGTTCGCAGTCGACTTCGGCCCGCCCAAGGCCGCCTGCCTCGTCCTCGACATCCAGCTGGCCGGCTGTCCCGGCCGCGAAACCGCGTTGTTGTGGGACGAAAGGCACGGCTGGTCGTTCGCGATCGAAAGCCCGGACGGCGACGGCCAGCGCGTCCTGGCCTACCTGGGCGGCGATCTGGTGCCGGCGCCGGCCCGGCTGCGCGCGTTCGTCCGCGCGGTCCGCGGCCGGACCGGCGGGCCAGCCGCCGCCCCGCCGCGGCTGCGCGACCGCCGGGTCTCCTGTCTCGCCCACTACGAAGACGGGCGCGCCCGGCAGACCCGACCGCCGGATTACCGAAAGTGGTAG